Within Metabacillus sp. KUDC1714, the genomic segment TTTCTAATACGCTTTCTAGTGAGACATTCCTTGTCTTAGCGATATCTTCTAGTTGATTTCGAACGAGGGGTGTATCAACATAGCCAGGGCATAGCGCATTTACTGTAATTCCGTGCTCAGCCCCTTCTAATGACGCTACCTTTGTTAATCCAATTACCCCATGTTTTGCACTATTATAAGCTGCTTTTCCTGCAAAACCAATTAATCCATTGATCGATGCAATGTTTATTACCCTTCCATATTGTTGGTTTTTCATAATTGGAAATACATGCTTAGTTGCGATAAAAGGTGCAACCAGCATTACTTTCATGAGTAATTCAAATTTTTCTGTTGGAAAATCCTCAATATGTGCCACATATTGTATACCTGCGTTATTTATTAACGTGTCAATTCTTCCATATTCAGCCTCAGTTTTTTTTACAGCATCAATGATTTCTTGTTCCTTGGTAACATCACACTTTAATCCAATTGCATCAAATCCAGCATCTTTTAATCTCTTTGAACTTTGTAATACTTGATCACCATGTAAGTCTGTTAAAACAACCTTTGCACCTTCCATCGCGAAAGCTTTTGCAAGTTCAAAACCAATTCCTCCCGCAGCACCTGTTAACAGTACAACTTGTGCTTGAACCACATACATCAACCTCCGTTCTTAAATCCCTAGTCCGAATGAAAATAGTATTATTGCGATAGCCAATCCGATTAATGGAACAATAACAGTTAATGCAGCAACAGGGTTATAGGCTTCCTTATGGGATTCTCCACAGATTCCACGTATCGTTGTTACGACATAACCATTATGAGGTAAGGAATCCAATGCACCGGAAGAAATTGCCACAACACGGTGCAATGCCTCAGGGTTTACACCCATATCTATATAATGTGGTGCAATTAGTGGTAGCGCTATTGCTTGACCTCCTGATGCTGATCCTGTCATCCCGGCAATTACACTTACAGCAATTGCTCCTCCAATAAGCGGACTGCCTGGAATACTTGTCATCGCATTAACAGCTATTTCAAATGCCGGAACAGCTTTTGCAACTCCACCAAATCCAACAACAGCTGCTGTATTCCCAAGTGCTATTAGTGCACCAAGCGTTCCTTCAGATACAGCATCCCAAAATGATTTAAAATAGTTACGGTTTAATAAATAAGCTGTAATGACGCCTCCAAGTAAAGCAATGATTAAGGCAGATTGCTGTAGTGAATCATGGAATATAAACGAAATGATTAAGACAACCAAAAGTGGGATTAGCCCAGTTAGCGGGTGAGGAAGTGCCTTATCCTTATTAACTGGATCATTATCACGAGAAACAAATTTTTCTCCACTTGCAACAGCTTTTGTAATCATTCTTCTTAACCACCAATATCCAAAAACCATCATAAATACAGCGACAATTAAACTAACTTCCCAACCAGCATATGGAGACGTACTTAAATATTCTATCGGAATCCAGTTTTGAATTTCAGGAGAACCAGCAGAGGTCATTGTAAATGTTACTGATCCAAACGCTAATGCTGCAGGAATAAACCGTCGCGGTAGATTTGCTTGCCTAAACAAACTAACAGCCATTGGGTAAACAGAGAATGCTACGACAAATAAACTAACACCACCATAGGTTAATACAGCACAGGCAATTACGATGGCAAGGACTGCTCTTTTCATTCCAAGCTTTTCAACAATCCATTTTGATACACTATCGGCAGCACCACTATCTTCCATAACTTTTCCAAAAATCGCACCTAATAAGAACATTAAGTACCAAGAAGCAATAAAGCCTGAAAATCCAGTCATATAGTTACCTACAAGGTTTGCTTCACCCTCTCCAACTAGCTGTGGAAATAGTGGCAAACCGCTGAAAATAGCAACAAATAATGCACAAAGCGGACCAGCTACTAATAAGTTCATACCTTTCATCGTTAAATAAATTAATAGAGCTAAACCACCAACTAATCCGATCATACTTAACATCATTTATCCCCCTTTGTTTGACTGATAGTGATGCTCCTCCTTTCCTCTTCACAACTATATAAAGCAAGTTTTATGCCAACATAGGAGTGCCTGAAGGAAGTTACTAAAATGTTCAATTCTTGAATTATTCATTCCGGTTTTTTGGAATTTTTAGAGTCTCCTAACTTGTCCATTCGAATATATGTCGTTAAGATCAACAAAAAAAAACAGTCCATCATTATGGACTGCATTCCGATTTTTCGGACACCATTAGCCTAGCTCATATTTCTGGACCTTTTCATACATACTCGATTTACTAATCCCTAATGCTTTTGCTGCTTTTCTCTTATCTCCGTCAAATTTATTTATTGTTGCTATAAGAATATTTTTTTCTGCTTCATTTACCATTTCTTTTAGAGAAGCTTGTTGATAGTGAAATACAGCAGGCTTTTTAATATAATCCGGAATGGCATCCAACGTAATCACATCTGTCTTTGCAAGATGAATTGCAGCCTCTATAATATTTTCTAGTTCACGTATATTCCCTTGCCAATGATAGTGATGTAAGGTTTCCATTACACCTTCCTGAATCATTGAAATTCGTTTTCCAGTTCTAGTTGAAACTTTTTTTAAAAAGTACCTCACAAGTATTTCTAGATCCTCCATCCGTTCACGTAAAGGAGGAATGAACAATGGAATAACACTAATTCGGTAATAAAGATCATTTCGGAATTCATTCTTTTCCATAAGTGCCTCAAGTGGTCGATTTGTTGCGGTAATCACTCTTACATCTAATGAAAAAGATTTTGTAGATCCTACCGGTTCTACTTCTTTTTCCTGCAGCACCCGAAGTAGCTTAACCTGCATTTGTAGACTCATGTCGCCAATTTCATCGAGAAAAATCGTCCCACCATCTGCCTGCTGAAATTTGCCTTTTTTTCCACCCTTTTTCGCACCAGTAAATGCACCATCTTCATAACCAAACAATTCAGATTCAAGAAGCTGCTC encodes:
- a CDS encoding 3-hydroxybutyrate dehydrogenase; this translates as MVQAQVVLLTGAAGGIGFELAKAFAMEGAKVVLTDLHGDQVLQSSKRLKDAGFDAIGLKCDVTKEQEIIDAVKKTEAEYGRIDTLINNAGIQYVAHIEDFPTEKFELLMKVMLVAPFIATKHVFPIMKNQQYGRVINIASINGLIGFAGKAAYNSAKHGVIGLTKVASLEGAEHGITVNALCPGYVDTPLVRNQLEDIAKTRNVSLESVLEKVLYPLIPQKRLLEVREIADYAIFLASEKAKGVTGQAVVLDGGYTVQ
- a CDS encoding GntP family permease, which encodes MLSMIGLVGGLALLIYLTMKGMNLLVAGPLCALFVAIFSGLPLFPQLVGEGEANLVGNYMTGFSGFIASWYLMFLLGAIFGKVMEDSGAADSVSKWIVEKLGMKRAVLAIVIACAVLTYGGVSLFVVAFSVYPMAVSLFRQANLPRRFIPAALAFGSVTFTMTSAGSPEIQNWIPIEYLSTSPYAGWEVSLIVAVFMMVFGYWWLRRMITKAVASGEKFVSRDNDPVNKDKALPHPLTGLIPLLVVLIISFIFHDSLQQSALIIALLGGVITAYLLNRNYFKSFWDAVSEGTLGALIALGNTAAVVGFGGVAKAVPAFEIAVNAMTSIPGSPLIGGAIAVSVIAGMTGSASGGQAIALPLIAPHYIDMGVNPEALHRVVAISSGALDSLPHNGYVVTTIRGICGESHKEAYNPVAALTVIVPLIGLAIAIILFSFGLGI
- a CDS encoding sigma-54 interaction domain-containing protein, yielding MLNQRFPYAKEIFETVIENAYVWIVIVDANGKIIYMNDNYCRFCEVTREAVIGRHVTEVIENTRMHIVVQSGEEEIADLQYIKGNYMIANRIPIFADNKVVGAFGTVMFRDTKEWHEMNSHVRHHLSSIQSFLEKQEITGAKYTLNDIQSNSRVMTELKDKVKIIAATDSSVLIRGESGTGKELFAHSIHLLSHRSEKPFIKVNCGAIPEQLLESELFGYEDGAFTGAKKGGKKGKFQQADGGTIFLDEIGDMSLQMQVKLLRVLQEKEVEPVGSTKSFSLDVRVITATNRPLEALMEKNEFRNDLYYRISVIPLFIPPLRERMEDLEILVRYFLKKVSTRTGKRISMIQEGVMETLHHYHWQGNIRELENIIEAAIHLAKTDVITLDAIPDYIKKPAVFHYQQASLKEMVNEAEKNILIATINKFDGDKRKAAKALGISKSSMYEKVQKYELG